The genomic stretch TCTAGACTGACTGAAAAATTGATGGAAGAGgcaaaaagggaaaaggaagatTTGCAGCAACAGGTAAACTGCAACTTCTTCTTATGAAGGATGCACCGATTGCATGCATTTTCATTATATAGAGTTGGTATGCTACATACAAAACAGTTGTGGTGTATTGCATATTGAAGACGAGTTTTGTATTTGGTAGTCCATTATTTTATCTGTATCTACGAGCTTAGTTGTTCATACATTGCACAAGacattctttttttgtttttgaacTCATAATGAACAGTCTCATTATCCATGCATcaatatttaacttttaatagATTCGATTATCATTTGACAAGTATTTGAATCGATAGACGATCTCGTGTTCAGAAATCGACAGAaaaaaatttacgataaaaacgtatgaaataaaagagaaagaaaagaaagaaaaaagataaacgaCCGGTAAAAATGTATAGCTCCGTGATGCAGCTTTTTAGAAAGATTGATTGGCGTTCTGTTATCTTGCCAGCAGGTGCCTTTAGAACCTACTCCTACCCCATACATTCACAGGGTTTGCCGCCGAAAGgtaaattatagaattactAATACTATTATAAAAAGCTGTTCCGTAAGTTAACTTTAACCGCAAACCGAgcaatatttaacaataaattgACAAGAACGCTATGGACTCTCTCAATTCTGATGAAATGGTTTATCACAAGAATCTACTAAATTTCATGCcatcattaaaaataataatttcctaaTGATTAATCAAGGCATGTGTTACATTATAAGTATGTTTATTGCTATTAATCTCTTGTATGTATGCTATTAATATTGTGAATTAACTCTTCCTTATCCTCCCTGGTtgcgttattaatttaataacaaagaATACGTTTGAAGAAAGTTGATGAGCATTTTTTATGAGTATTTCAGAACACTTTATTTTTGTTGCTATTTATTTTGCATAAAGGCATTTGTTTCTAGTTTTATTTTTGATTGCGATTGATTAAATGTGtgttgatataaataatattaaagtttATAACTCACATAGCTGTTGAAGTGTACAttttattgattatttttattcaagttTTTTACTTTCTGCTTTTTAAGTGTtcaattttattgatattaattgaaagaaaatatgTGTAGATTGAGGCAGCAGATAAGCAATTAAAAGCAACTCGCAGATTTCTGGATGAGCAAGCAAGCGAAAGGGAAGCTGAGAGAGATGAAGCAGCGAAACAAGTATATGTTCTGCAGGAACAGCTTAAAGAACGTGAACGAGAAAAGGAGCGAGATCAACGCATAACATCTGAAGTAAGTCCTTAGGCATTATATTGATACTATTTAACAATTCAATAATTTGATATAAACAATTTACAATTCTAATTGAAATATTCATTCGCACCCAAAACATCTGCTTTTTTTGATACTTTACATGGTGCGGactaaataatacattttaatcaaGTTCAGAAATTTCTTAAAATGATTATTTCTATTTGTCTTGGATTGGGATTTTTTAATGATCTTTACTGATCTCATATAAATTGATCAAACTAATAGATAACTTTTGGGATATCATAATTGAGTTCATTTTTATGGTCAGCTATATTGTCAGCTATATTATGAAGTAATTAGGCAGCTTATAACACGCATTATCACTAACCTATTAACACGAGTTTTCCTGCACTCTGGTTTTGGTTTCTGTTTGTCGCACAAAGCAGTCTACACTATCACCCGAAGCAACGTCAGACGTCCCTGTGCTTCAAGCATCTGACATCGGTGCAGTTGTGAGTGGTCATTTACTTATAAgaattaatacatttaataatatttcagatCCAGGCTCTACTAAGTACAAagtatacatttcattttaataaaatttaagatgTTATGCATGTAACTTTTATTTTGTCActttgacaaatattttttgtgtgCTTTACATATTGGTGATGCATTCCAGCAGTTAGTTTATGGTTGTGGTAATGGAATAAACTTAGCAATTACGAAGTTTCATTAAAAGGTCGAATACAATGTAGGTGGAGGTTCTAGAGTCTCAGATGAGAGAGATGTCCTCTCTTATGTCTGACACAGAGGCCAGAAAATCTGAAACCGAGAGTGAACTGAAAGCAGCTATCGACAAGATTTGGGTACTTAGAGAAATCATCACAGACTTGGAACAACAACTACAGATCAAAACCGAGAAGGAAGAATCTCTTCAATTACAAATCAATCAATTAGAAACTGTGATTGCTGCGCAGACTAAGAACCAGCATGAGTTGGTCCAAGAACTGGATGCTGTTAAGATGGGTAGTGAAAGCAAGCAACTAAATGAACATATTATTCACTTACAGGTAAATTTTAGTGAAATAGTTAACTTTGTTAGaacatacatttttaaaaatacgatTTTGTAGGAGGAATTAAGAAAACACAAGTTAAGTTCTGAACAATTCAATGTGAATTCTGCGGCATTGAAGCAAATGAAAACAGAACTTCGTGATATGCAGAATCAGTTAACTAAAAGAATTAGAGAACTGGAATCTGCGCACATGTGCAGTTCCAATTTGAGTTTGAGTCAACCAAGCGAAGATGTCTCTATCAGAGAGCAATTAGATGCCTCGCGGTGCCCTACTCCCGATGATCCTACTGCACCTCCAATGTTACCTCTCGACCAGTTACTTAAACTTAAGGAGAAAATGTTGAAACATGCCAGAGCTGAGGAAGTAGCACTAAAAAGAATCAAAGATTTAGAATTACAAGTTACTGCTTTCAAAAATCAGAACGAGGAATTACAAGCGGAACAGGAAATTCTTCAGCAAACCACTTCTGAGCAGTTGTTTCAAATAGAAGCAATGCGTGGTAGACTGGAGCAACACAAGCAAAGCGCTCCATTTGCTCAGAGACAGGCTACGTCACGTTTAGAACTACAACTTCATGAAGCTAATGCCAAGTTTCAATCTTTAGAACGAACCATTGCTGACAAAGATTTAGAATTAAAGGACATGAAGAATCAATTGGATAGAATTAATCAATTATTACAAGAGAAGGAAGCAGAGATTACAAATGTGGTGCAAGTAGAAAGTGCTACTATTCAGAAGTTGAAAGAGCACGTAGAAATTattgaagaagagaaaaagattcTCCAGGCGAAAGTTGGTGTTCAAGAGCATGCACAGCTAGAATTACCGAGACTAATAGACAGTATGTTAGCAGACAAGAATGAAGAGATAGATCACCTGAAGGAACAATTATCCAAAAAAGAAAAGCAGCTTGAGATATATTCTTCATTGAATCTGGACGAAACACAATTAAGAGAGTTGGTACGACAGACAGAGGCAAAGAATAGTGCACGTACATTGAGCGATATTCTATCAATTCACTCGGAATGCGAAGAGACTACGGAAGCCATTAGAGGAGCCAATACGACACAAAACTTACCTAACGTATCTGCTTTCAAAGTTCCTACTTCACCTGTTCTAAAAAGTATAGATAATTCAACTGTACCTTTAATGGACAGCACTAAGATAATTCAAGTTCCTCTTCTAGACCTTGGTTCTCAAAGTCTATCAGCAAATTCCAGTCAACAGTCTAGAATCTTAGACTTGTTGCACAGTGGCCTGGAGTCGAAATCTTCCACGTCGGAAAACAATAATTCTAACGACAGAACTGACCATGCTACCCAGTCAATAAAACAGTGTATTCAAACGCAAGAATTACCACAAAGAGAACGTGCTGATGAGAGAAGTGACAACAGTAGTAGTAATAGATCTTATGTTCCTTCAATGAAATACACTCAGACGTCCATCAATGAGACATTGAAAGAAGTGGAGAACTTGGAAATTCAATTACAGGCAGTGAGAGAGGAATTAGATATGAAATCAGCAATTTTGGCTAAAAGAGAAGATGATTTAATAGCTCTGCAGAAACTTTACGACGAGTTGCAAGTGGAATTTAAAAATGTTGTGGAGACACTATCCAGAGATAAGTGTTTCTATCAGAATCAATATGAATTGTCACGAGTAtcagagaataaaataaaaaaagatcttcaggaaatagaaaatattttaaaattgagTAATGAAGAAATGCAGGACCACAAAAATAAGATACAAATGAacgaaaaaattataatagaattgAATTTAGAGAATAATAAGTTAAAAAAGGATATTGAAGAGAAGGAACAAGAATTAGGACAGACACGGGAATATACTATTCTCCTCCAGGAACAGACAAAAGAGTTACAGAAATTCAGAGATGCAATTCTCGAAAAAGATATCACTATCGAAACTATCCAAACCCGCAATATTGAGatcgaaaatgaaaataaacagTTGTACGAATTCAAAACAAAGTACCAGTCTACCAAACAAGAATTATTAGAATGTCAGAATGAAATTCAAAGGTTGACAGAAGGTCTAAACAACAGGGATCAGGTCATTAGAAGATTGGAAGAAATGGCCAGACGCACCAGCTTCTCAGGAACATCTTCACCTTCTAACGAAAAGGATCAAGAAATCCATCATCTGCAGGAATActtaaaagagaaagataaagtGATTAGACAAATGAGTGACGATAGCAAAAGTCTGCACAAGGCTTTGGAAGCTATACAGAATAAGATGAAGGAATCTGGAAATGTTGTGGAATTGAGAAAGAAGTTGAAGGATGAAAGAAAGATAAATGCTGAACTGAGGAACATGGTGGATAATCTAAACAAAGATCTGTCTGATCTAAAGTTACCTGCACGTaagtatttctttatataaattaaaaatgtagttttattacaataattatttattctataaattTGCAGAACGATTGCAAGATGATACCGACATCGAAGACATGGTGCAAAGAGAGCTAAATTTATCAGCACACTTAGATAGAAAGATTATGAGCGCCATAGAAAACGATGACGAGGATAAGAAAAAGACAGAAAGACAAACTCCTTATCAGGACTTCCAAGAAGCAAAATATATAGAACTAAAATTAAAACTGAGTCAAGCTAATAAAATCAATGAAGAATTGAGAAAGCTGAAAGATGATTTGGAGATAGAAACAGAAATGCTCAAGTGCCAGATAACAGAATACGAAGGTCGAATTTTCCAACTAAAGTCAGATTTAACAGAGAAATCAAAGAAAGTAGCGAAATTAGATGAAGAATTATCTTCAGAGAAGAATTtgatgagaaatttaaagattcagATTGAAAAGGAGCATAGGGCAATGCAAGTTGGTTGTTCAGAATTAATAGAGACCCTCCAGAGTAAGTTGAAGAATTCTTTGGACAATGAGGTGAAGCTTAAAAATGAATTGTCCTTGTTACGAGATGAGCATAAGAATTTAGAGATTCAACTGAGTTTGATGAAAGACCATGTACAATCCCAAAAAGTCAATGACTTATCAAAATTAACAGATTTAGAAGCTGAGAGGAAGAAATATCTGTCATTAATGGAAAGCtttgaaaaagaaggaagggaAAACACAGAGCTGAAAGACACTTTGAGGAAATTACAGATGGAGAAGAATCATTTTGAGAAGCAACTAGAAGTGGAAGTGGAGAAAAATGAGAACTTAACAAGTAATCTGGTTTTGATAAAAGGGACTAATGATCACTTGCAAACTGATCTCAGGCGTACCAAAGAAGAACTAAAAGCGAAACAAGAAGAAGGCGAATGGTTACAGAAGAGGATTAAAACCATGTCTGATGCGGAGACTAAGAGACAAGAACAAAAGATCAGTGAACATAGTGAGCTCAAGGCTTTGAGGAGAGAAATCAATAATGCTAGAGATGTGATAGTTAgtataagaatatattaatttataacgactagtttttgtgattttttttcacgtgattaatttttcaatagaTGGATTTGGAGGCTGACATGAAACAGTCAAAGAGAGAATTAACGGAATCTCTAGAACGGGAGATGAAGCTAGCTGAGACTTTTAAAGAAAGGGAAAATGATCTACTTAAAAAGTTATCGGCCGTCAAAGATGAGGAGAAGAACTCTAGGGATGTGATTGCTGAGTTACAACAAGAAGTAAAAGCATGTACAAGGAGAGAATTGGAGCTCACAAAGGAACTGAAGAGCAGATTTACAAACGAGGATATGCCTACAAAATTCATGCAAAAGATAAATGTAATGAACTTAATATTTCCTAACTTCTAGTAATAAACTCCTAATTATCTTATGAATTGTTGTATCTTATAACTGATATTATGGTTTATAGGATCTCAGTGAAGTTAATGAAAAATACATGACAGAAAAGGCTGTACTTCAAGAGAAGTTGATAAAATCAAGGGAAGAGAAGGAACAATTGAACCAACGAATTAAATTACTCGAAGATCAAATCAAACGAAACAAGGGATCTCAAGTTTCAAATGCTAAAATCCCAGAAATAGAAAAGGtaatttctatctttcttcCATATATTCATTTTGTGCTCAATGAtacgataatatttttttttacagttGCAACATCTTTATGGAAAATTTCTGCGAGCGGATAGCAGACGCAAGGCTCTAACATATCAGAAACGATACTTGTTAACTGTATTTGGTAGCTATCAATTTTCTGAAGAAAATACTCTATGTTTACTTGCCCAATTGACCAGAGACCAACGATCCTACGCTGTGGTAGGCCGTAACAAGAAATCGCCAAAAGTTCGATTTAGGAGTGCGGCGCTTGTTTTGATTAGTATCCATAGAATGAAGTGGTTAATCGTGAGATGGAATATTGGCAAACGAATTGGTGTGAAAACTCTATTATGGAACGTAGATCAGTCTTTCCTACCGATTCAAAAAGCCGCCATGAACCATTCGCCTCCTGTTCGAGATAAGACTACCTCAAAGTAAGTgaagaattattagaaaatgaacattttAACTATCTGAAATTGGATTTTTAGTGGAGATGGTGGTTTCAACACGTTTGAACAGTATTGCCAACGACTGAAGAATATTCAGCAGAGATTGGGTATAGCAGAGGCTGGGAATCTTCAGATTATTCCagaatagtattacgttttgtaCCTAAGTTCTATAAGTGTCGTAAACAGTGATTTAACTATCACGTCACTGTTTTTTGAATGCGGTCATTATTGTGTGATCCGCATGGAATTGCTGTTTTCGATTGTTTGGCCAATCGAAAACGTTCGAAACTGGGCATTTTTATCGGAAAACATGTTGTTGCAAAAATTTGAGCTTCTTTCAgctgtattttttctacaaaTTGTATATAGAATTGTAGCATAGAAAATACGATATGTCGAACACGTGTTAAATTTCCACACCAATTATTAGAGGATGGTATATTATGCGTGCTATAATTTCAATACTATCcatattcgtaatatttttaagaaattgaacAAGATGACGTCATACTAGTGCTTATATATTGTGTTTTACCAAAGTTACTGATAGAAATATTGCTCTTAAGCGTATTGTTATTATAAGAATACAAACCTGTGCCTTGTACATTGTAATAAGTgttctattatttatttgttgatGATCTGTACGTTTTTATATTgtgaataaaaaatagaataccTTTTTATCAGATCGTGATTCGTTGATAGGAATAGATTAATGAATTATCCGTTTATAGTAGTTTACGATATAAGTATGTATTTTAACAAAAGAAAGTatctataatttcattttacatttcattgtctcgtatatcttttttggataaatattttgtacagcTTTGCGATGCTAGTCTCGACCTGTGGAATTTTTTGGTGAGTAGATAAGCGATTTTAACAGCACTTTAAGTATGATCGTTTTTATACGAGGATTCTGGTCCATTGTAAATTTAACGAGAACTAATTTTACGTTAACGAGGAAATGATACTAATTAACAATAGCAAAGACGATGAATTACATAGGATTCTATAATTTCCTCAACAACATTGAAAACACTAAACACAATTTCTGCTTGACAAAAgttatttacatatgtacaGTGAGATGTGTGATAAAATATATGGCGATCATCTagctttatatgtatatatatgtatatttaaagctACAATCGATTTTGTAAGACGTAGTCTAAGAATGTAAGGCTTCCTTTTTCTTATTCGTTCGAAGACATAGTATCTAAACAGTGCAAATTTTACtatcatttttttcatattttatactttgATATTCCCGTAATAAAGCATCGATTTCTTaatcgataaaagaaattcgaTGGGCGTACGTTGCAATtcgttttcataaatttttaatactttcgtcataaaatattcaaacgttAGGACTTATTCGTATGgagattcaaatatatattgCGTTACATCTCGCTTCCGGTTTAAGTATAAGGAGCTTGTAGAATGTTCGATTTTCAGTTCTTGAttgtttttcatttctttgattTCTCGCTAGAACGTCAACACGTTGATTGCCACgcgaatttttcatattttattcgaaatgtaCTACACCATAACATtagtttttacaaaatattacatcGTATTTGTGCACTTTATTCAGATAATTAGAGTGCGGATTTGTATGTatctatagaaaatttgaaagtggAAAATTGCGCAGAATATACatgatatgaaaaaatatatgaaatatccaaagtataatgCAGAGGTAAAGCAATTTTTTACCgaatctgtattttatttattgttgtaattatattcatatttatattcgtatttattattatcatatatgaatttttttatatgagtttaaaaatatgaatttgtgtaAAATTCCGGATTTTACTGATAATATTATCTAAGTTATTTACGTTGTCGAAAATcttttccatgaaatttatattattttaagcattctaaaatatttagtaaaacGTGTGTCATCGATGACCACCGTGGCAATCAATGTGTTAAACAAATTATAGCCCtcgataaaacatttttatctggaaattttagAACCGATCTTTTAATTATCCGCGTTTATGATTGGTACACGCATCCTTGAAGTTAGTTGCATTGAATGGTCCGAAATAATCGTCGTGAAGTTGTCTGATGATCGTCTCAATCGGGCACAATTTTGAATCTCGCCGCGTTTTTTCCACTTCATTGCGCTCGATGTAACTGACACTATAGAAATTTGCATTTCTACAGAATGGAATTTTTTGGGTGAAATCTTTTCCATTGATCACCACCCGGAAGTAGAAATCACTGGCTACGTGGTTTTCGTTCTTCGGATTTATCCGATAGACCTCGATTACGAAGCGGGAAGCATAATGTGGCATAGTCAACTTGTCAGAAAAGATTCCAAGAGCGGTTGCGAGGTATTCCAGTGTTTTATCATGGCCAGAGTATAAAACTATTTTAGGTTTGGCCTCGGAGATAATTCGTAACATGTAAGAAACGATATTTCGAAGTAGTCCATAAGCTCTTAGCAATCCATATTTTCTACGGCTACTGCTCTTTGCCACTTGTTTAGACTCCCATTCTGTATAAGTGAACAAACCTGTTACGTGTTCAGTCTTCACACAAACCTTCTGAGTGTTAAAATCTATGCAGGGCAAGGAAGCACCATGGCAGATGTATGTTAGCAATGCATCCTTCAAAGTATTTGGATCTGTCATTTGGGCTTGATCAGGGATCTCGAAGACTGCATTGGAAGCCTGTCGTATAAGCTCAGCCACTGCTGGATGAGATTTCAAGTGATCAGACATTTCCTGTAACAAGAAACATTGTGTTAAGAAGACTCAATGTTAACTTCATAATAGAAgctaaaatttaattacttttaggTGTTGTTTGAAAAACTTTTCAGCAGCGGGACATGCACAGTCTGTGTTACAAAAAGCATAGCTTTGACTTTCTTGCATAGTGATTTTGGCTAGATTTTGGAAACCGTCTGTCTCCAGTAGGGCATAGAGTAAAGCAACTGCACTTTGGACTGTTCTTCGATACCTAGTGCTATACACAACAATGTCTTTGCTGGATATAGAACCATTTCCCAGATTCAATTTGTGATAATAAGCATTTCTAAGTACAATCCCAGTTTTTAACAATTGTCCAATGCCAAGTGTAGTCAATTGACCAATTCTGCAATCTTTAGAGTTGCTGGGCAGCATAGGAAAACCATGGAATGGACCCAAGAATTGTGCCCAAGCAGTTCTGGAGTAGCTGGAGACATTTTGCAAGAAGTTTACATAGTTCTGGTATAAACTTTCTAATTCAGGTATGGAATTAAAATCTCCACCACAATTTACTATGCTTATATTTCGTATGTGCGCCAAAGGACCCCTGTCTCCATGCCGAACAAATACTAAAATCCCTCCCAATGTTAAATTCCCATCCAACTTTCCTAAATATGGAAAAACCACATGATTCTTCCATTGGCTTATTAATTAATGATTActtaataattgtaaaatattttgtttgttaTACCTTCTGTTTCTGCTGTAATATCATTTGGAGgattacaaaattgaaatatctttttagttCTCATATCGGTTTTCAAATTCCTGGGAAATTCCCTGATGGAGATGTCATTATCTAGAACTCTGGCTTGCACTGAGCTCTTTTCATCTATTCCAATGTACTTGTACATACctatataatttaacaaaacagttttattttaaacaattgcATTATCTTAGAATCCATATACATGAACATTTATATAAACGATAGAATGACATTCAATCCGCTTGCTATAAAAAGAAGTAACAAGAAAGAGATCAGATGGCAAAGGGTTCTTTAACTGTCTTTACGTATACGGTTCACAATAGACTAACGAAGCCGATAATGTGAAATCGCGTATGTGCTAGTTAATCGCATTGTTGTGTGTGTTTATTTACGAACGCTCACGCTACTATAAAATAATGCATTGATATCAACGTGCTTTTTAAAGAagcattatttattatatacttaaaagaagaaaagaaacaaatataataataaataaaaatgaaactttttacaaaaataaatatcgaatgCATGGAACAATTAGGATATATGCTGaaaacagaaagaagaaaaaataaaagtcgAGGATAAACATGTCAGGTTTCTTCAGTTACCAGCAACGAGGAGAAAGATCCACACGCTGAGAATGACATAGCAATAGAACGCTCGATGCTGGTACGAAAGTCGGACCATTTCCGCCAACATCCTGCGGCCGATCCTGGACCCAGCCAGGACGTTCCTGAATCTCACGACCTCGACGTCGAGGACGTAGCTGACGGTAACACCAAATCGAACAACCAGAGTAAATCCGGTTCAACGACACTTCTCCAAGCTGCATCCTCTCTTCTCAACGATCCTGCTGCATAATTCTACCCTGATAGCTTTTGGAGAACTCAAAGGGATGAGAATCCCGTGAACTACGTCGTCAAGCGAATTTCTCACGTCCCTCCTCGACACTGGCTCCAACCAGAATACTTCGGTGGATGCAGATGCTGGCCTACTCTCTGACATTATCCttaaactaattttattttactattaattatttgtttattttcgtGATTTATCGCCGTTGAAGGTGTTGagcttttatattaaattaattatcgttCCTCGTTTACGATTAGTTAACGGACTGCATGTAGATGTAATATTGACGGTTCTCGTTGAATTTGTTTACGATTATAATATCATTTTACTATTTCACAGGTTTGTATATTTAGTAAGAACTTCCTAGCAGATGTGGAAAGTATATCGAGTACCTCCGTACTCACGTTAAATCGCAGCAGGTTAGTATCGAGCGCAGGCGCCTCTCTTTTTTCTCGCAAATCTCTTTACACTTTAGTTTTATATACTTTCAGGCTTGTTATCTGCATTGTTTGGACGATTcgattatgaaaaaaaaaaagttgaaagAGTCGATGAATGACCCCTTTCCCAGAAGCTCCTTTATCACGAAAATAATTCAAGGAAAATATCTCTCTTGCGCGGAACATTTACCCTTCTTCAATTATTATCACCaaattttcatacatatttacaaatttgCGTT from Bombus terrestris chromosome 16, iyBomTerr1.2, whole genome shotgun sequence encodes the following:
- the LOC100647123 gene encoding A-kinase anchor protein 9 isoform X5 gives rise to the protein MDEISDEESFRNDKSMEHRKSDPHEGVSSKDVTQSSVSMSEGEADGDLEGLAGRVVQLEELLQGKEAIVEALNAEIDHLRAETSSPNSSQSQSSSIHTRDVMSLYHTKLQEFEKAVNQRDNLIEDLMWSLQHALSVRDNLASQLNSINAMEIPCKDSDKNKCLEEKIDTLEKTVSDQRSIIQKLNSQVTQNQEYVQTLEMEKETRTAEINDYKLQINNLNEQIRLNAADKNLNIAETLEQQKQYEVRVDKIKQDMQHILKKFTTEMNINTARHQQELKEQAAKYEKEVVNIQKEYEEHLKQLKEENKTMADRLNKELPDLETRHAKELSIFQTQLAHYKKTVETLKLEIMNRSESQQTAQAELNEHKSKFNEFRVQAEKVTRIQNLDHQKEKEMLHEQIKLHKLQLEEVTSKYIAATAVLESKESIERSLEQALTNAAVLKEENESLKFQLDDLSSRYSTAQSLIENSQSHERTLSNKIYDLEKSLSRLSGINVSTLSELNETTYQTFDEVAIQYQLTKQKLEEKAEFEKLLICKIEGLEENVRKSKEELEQANLTKKSYEKQLKDMKNVCDKYKSELSSLKKNSLDSQSTLPLAEESKSSSQSMKDTISDLLHKTEEDQQEIKKLKMTLELKETELAESIKKIYDLADTLKKSEEEREQLKTGLATAWAQCAEVEEKLNQTLALSDNKLDVSLSSSSYNSALMKQFKLDTIVNNSVDTTHDKSIDINRTLDEKTEDPNSSNRTASLQEKLMLVLGENKRLLKEVERLMSQQADYEEIKNKMDHYINLSENLTIEKEHKNEENKILKKKLENMHSLQDSVNQLTLEKETLRKEIEALIHVHDEQINAIKTETTSEIRKIQSLMLSTKEGTTELNDLKTELEMRHAKEMEELRTYFEQKCLLMEKQYSEEIFSQQSKKMSDNDSEIADITEGLYFGGAGDCLNVSNISEHSSRLGSPIKDEQSKHTSQNFNSYKSELEYEINIKTLQQELQNKIIELQEAKLQCEKSLEEQKNMYERQLYNNKDKERCELLKNMANQHCQTEWDAGALENGELTQLRAAYNHQLEEQIALAKLDIVNALQEQIQALLTVESDVEDNWPAELLELRDKLTGNAKKEMQLLKETHTEEMQRLKEEHSRTVARMIDRHQEELNKIKSECVQNYGEKGDLDKGVVTDNQILEERNTLSKTCVTLKTLIEELIKYFSICEEEVNNTFITKVVKSQLSDSVTNEKTMQIDKTDGLKFNESRENQETSLLNSSKMKIQRIHFAPKTTEIVSIINSNAETLPTILEEDECITEKLKQELNNCIRRLKSESAEILSTSLSTRERRHSSPLKDTLWLNKMNEELNSKLHHTEALVIGYQEEIGHLKMTILDLQRKLINAENKKETITEGYGENYDLGTDITLQDFSQLQEKVRHVLSNGGGDCTELLQLIDEQSRLTEKLMEEAKREKEDLQQQQVPLEPTPTPYIHRVCRRKIEAADKQLKATRRFLDEQASEREAERDEAAKQVYVLQEQLKEREREKERDQRITSEVEVLESQMREMSSLMSDTEARKSETESELKAAIDKIWVLREIITDLEQQLQIKTEKEESLQLQINQLETVIAAQTKNQHELVQELDAVKMGSESKQLNEHIIHLQEELRKHKLSSEQFNVNSAALKQMKTELRDMQNQLTKRIRELESAHMCSSNLSLSQPSEDVSIREQLDASRCPTPDDPTAPPMLPLDQLLKLKEKMLKHARAEEVALKRIKDLELQVTAFKNQNEELQAEQEILQQTTSEQLFQIEAMRGRLEQHKQSAPFAQRQATSRLELQLHEANAKFQSLERTIADKDLELKDMKNQLDRINQLLQEKEAEITNVVQVESATIQKLKEHVEIIEEEKKILQAKVGVQEHAQLELPRLIDSMLADKNEEIDHLKEQLSKKEKQLEIYSSLNLDETQLRELVRQTEAKNSARTLSDILSIHSECEETTEAIRGANTTQNLPNVSAFKVPTSPVLKSIDNSTVPLMDSTKIIQVPLLDLGSQSLSANSSQQSRILDLLHSGLESKSSTSENNNSNDRTDHATQSIKQCIQTQELPQRERADERSDNSSSNRSYVPSMKYTQTSINETLKEVENLEIQLQAVREELDMKSAILAKREDDLIALQKLYDELQVEFKNVVETLSRDKCFYQNQYELSRVSENKIKKDLQEIENILKLSNEEMQDHKNKIQMNEKIIIELNLENNKLKKDIEEKEQELGQTREYTILLQEQTKELQKFRDAILEKDITIETIQTRNIEIENENKQLYEFKTKYQSTKQELLECQNEIQRLTEGLNNRDQVIRRLEEMARRTSFSGTSSPSNEKDQEIHHLQEYLKEKDKVIRQMSDDSKSLHKALEAIQNKMKESGNVVELRKKLKDERKINAELRNMVDNLNKDLSDLKLPAQRLQDDTDIEDMVQRELNLSAHLDRKIMSAIENDDEDKKKTERQTPYQDFQEAKYIELKLKLSQANKINEELRKLKDDLEIETEMLKCQITEYEGRIFQLKSDLTEKSKKVAKLDEELSSEKNLMRNLKIQIEKEHRAMQVGCSELIETLQSKLKNSLDNEVKLKNELSLLRDEHKNLEIQLSLMKDHVQSQKVNDLSKLTDLEAERKKYLSLMESFEKEGRENTELKDTLRKLQMEKNHFEKQLEVEVEKNENLTSNLVLIKGTNDHLQTDLRRTKEELKAKQEEGEWLQKRIKTMSDAETKRQEQKISEHSELKALRREINNARDVIMDLEADMKQSKRELTESLEREMKLAETFKERENDLLKKLSAVKDEEKNSRDVIAELQQEVKACTRRELELTKELKSRFTNEDMPTKFMQKINDLSEVNEKYMTEKAVLQEKLIKSREEKEQLNQRIKLLEDQIKRNKGSQVSNAKIPEIEKLQHLYGKFLRADSRRKALTYQKRYLLTVFGSYQFSEENTLCLLAQLTRDQRSYAVVGRNKKSPKVRFRSAALVLISIHRMKWLIVRWNIGKRIGVKTLLWNVDQSFLPIQKAAMNHSPPVRDKTTSNGDGGFNTFEQYCQRLKNIQQRLGIAEAGNLQIIPE